GTAAGACACCACGGCCTGCTTTGCTTATTTGTGAAAGTGCAGCTTCAAGTTGGAAGCCACAATCACAACGCAAACTAAATAAGGCATCACCCGTTAAGCATTCTGAATGAATACGAGATAATACAGGTTCTGAGCCTGAGATATCGCCATAGACTAGGGCGACGTGATCTTTACCTGTTGCGATTTCTTCAAAACCGACCATTAAAAACTCACCAAAAGGAGTAGGTAGTTTTGCTTCTGCGATACGTCTTAATTTCATTATTTTTGACTCATAATTTCAGGTGAAACTCTCGTTCAAGATTATACACTTTATAACGAGAACAAAGAGAAATAAAACACTGAAATGTTTCCATGTCTGATAGGCAAGGAAATGGGTTAACACACACTTATAAATTCACACCACCACAAATTATCAGATTTTGAGCCTTAGTGCATAATGATTTATTGCTAAACGAGCATCGTTTATACTGATAAACTTCAAAGATAAACGAAAGACAGTATTTGTATTTGAGAAGGGTAGATATTTGAATAAGAAGATAACAATATTAATTTTATTAGGCAGTATATTGCTCTTGAGCATACCTAGTGTAGTGTTAATGCTGGGTTGGCAATGGCAACCGACTGACCATCCTTTAGGGGGAATAAGCACATTGTGGATAGCAGACAGTGCAGCTAAACCTTGGGGAGCCATTAGTGTTATTGTGTTTTTAGTATTACTGTTTATGGCTTTAAAATTAAAACGTAATAACTTTATTCAATTAGCCGTGATAATTATTGCGACCTTAGCCGTTGGACAATTAATTAAGGTTGCAGTTAAAAATACAGTCAAAGAACCTCGTCCTTATGTTATTTGGGTCAGTAGCAATTTACACATTACATCAGAGGAGTTTTATCAAGTTTCCAGATCAGAGCGGGAACAATTGCTCCAAAATGGATTGGCAAATTCTCCTGTGATCCCAGGATGGCAACTTAAACATTGGAAAGCGGAAACCGGTTATGCTTTTCCATCAGGGCATAGCTTATTTGCAGCAACACTCGCCTTGTTTGTTTTTGTCCTTTTTATGTTGTGCCGTCATTATTTTTTGGCAACACTCGGGTTATTATGGGGAATCGATGTCACTGTAGGGCGTATTGTGTTGGGAATGCACTGGGCATCCGATGTGATTGTAGGTATTCTTATTAGTACTGTGCTGGTTTGGTGTGCATTTAAGGTGATTGAGCGACGTTTATTACTCAAATCCTGACGATAGCCCTTATTTTTGAGATACAGAATGTCTTTTTCAGTATTTATGTGAAAAAATATACGAAAATCAGTTGATTCTAAGAAATGACTTTCTTTGTGCGCAGTGAAAATGCTACCTTTATCTGTCCACTAAAGAAAAGAGAATAAAAAAGGAAATAATGTGAAAAAAGTCCTACTTTTTATTTTGGTTATTCTTGTTTTTGCCATCGTGGTCATTGCCATGACTTTAGGCTCAAATAACGATCAGGTAGTCACATTCAATTACCTTATTGCTCAAGGTGAATATCGTATTTCTACCTTGTTAGCCACACTGTTTGGTGTAGGCTTTATTCTTGGTTGGATTGTAAGTGGTGTTTTCTATTTGCGCGCCCGTTTATCATTAGGCCGAGCAAAACGTAAGATTAAACGTCTTGAAAGTGCTCAAACCAAACAAGAAAGCCAAGAAAGTCGCCCAACGGTTGCTTCTGCTACGAAATAAGGACGATAGCTGATGCTAGAATTGCTGTTTCTGTTACTACCTGTCGCGGCAGCTTACGGCTGGTATATGGGGCGTCGTGGCGCCCAACAGGATAAACAGCAGAATGCCGATCGCCTGTCACGAGAATACGTGGCAGGTGTTAACTTCTTACTTTCAGATCAACAAGATAAAGCAGTTGATCTCTTCCTTGAAATGCTTAAAGAAGATAGTTCTGCTTTTGAAGCACATCTTACGTTAGGCAATCTTTTCCGCTCTCGTGGTGAAGTTGAACGCGCAATTCGTATTCACCAATCCTTAATGGAAAGTGCGGCGCTTTCTTTTGAGCAACACCTCCTTGCTGTTCAACAACTTGGCCGTGACTATGTTGCTGCGGGTGTTTACGATCGAGCTGAAAATATGTTCCAGCAACTTATTGATGAGCAAGAGTTTCGCCAAAGTGCGTTACAATCTTTGCTGGCTATTTACCAGTTAACTAGCGATTGGAGCAAAGCCATCGAAACAGCTGAAAAATTAGTAAAATTAGGTCAGCATGAATTAAAAGAACAAATATCACATTTTTACTGTGAATTGGCACTTCAAGAAATGAGTAGTGATAATCTTGATAGTGCACTTAATTTTCTACAAAAAGCAGGCCAAGCAAATCCTCTCTGTGCTCGTGTTTCAATTATGTATGGACGTATTTATATTGCTCGTGATGAGAAACCAAAAGCCATTGAAGTGCTGATGAAAGTTATCGAGCAAGATAAAGAAATGGTGAGTGAAACACTACCTATGCTTTTTGAATGTTTCCAGACACAAGAAGATAATTCTCGTTGGGAGGCGTATTTACGCCAATGTGTTGATAGTAATAGCGGTGCAATTGCTGAACTTTACCTTGCGGATATTATTGAAGCCAAAGAAGGTATTGAAGCCGCTCAGCTTTATATTAATCGACAATTAGAACGCCATCCTACAATGCGACTTTTCTATCGCTTAATGCGTTACCATTTAGCTGAAGCAGAAGAAGGTCGTGCTAAAGAAAGTCTTATCTTATTGCGTTATATGGTTGGTGAACAAATTCGTACCAAACCAGATTATCGTTGTCATAAATGTGGTTTTACCTCTCATGCATTATATTGGCATTGTCCATCCTGTCGTTCATGGGATACCGTTAAACCTATTCGCGGTTTAGATGGTCAGTGACGATGTCACTTTTTTAATAGTCTCTTTATAAATAAAGGCCCTAAAATGTCATTTCATTGTGATAAAAAATCGCCCGAGTTCACCTGCGCGCCCGTTATTGTGGCATTAGACTATGAAGATCAAAAAAGTGCATTAGATTTTGCACAACGTATCGATCCCTCATCTTGCCGTTTAAAAATAGGTAAAGAGATGTTTACCCGTTTTGGACCTCAATTTGTCACACAGTTACAAAAAGACGGTTTTGATATTTTCTTGGATCTAAAATTTCACGATATTCCAAATACAGTTGCAAGAGCCGTTGCAGCCGCAGCTGATTTAGGCGTATGGATGGTGAACGTACATGCCTGTGGTGGCAGTCGCATGATGCGTGCAGCTAAAGAGAGCCTTACATCCTATGGCAAAGATGCACCACTTTTAACAGCCGTAACGGTGTTAACAAGTATGGATAAATCTGATCTGATTGAATTGGGTATAACATTAACACCAGCAGAACAAGCGGAGCGCTTGGCATTGCTGACAAAATCTTGTGGTCTTGATGGTGTTGTTTGCTCTGCACATGAAGCTACACGTTTTAAACAAGTTTGTGGTGATGATTTCTTATTAGTGACACCAGGTATTCGCCCAGCAGGGAGTGATGTCGGTGATCAGCGTCGAGTAATGACACCAGAACAAGCCATTGCTGCAGGCGTTGATTATATGGTGATTGGACGTCCTATTACACGTAGTGATAATCCTCTTGAAACATTACAACAAATTAATCGTTCTATACTCTAAATAATTCAAGGTTTAGCTAAGTTGGCAATGCACTGGATCTTAAAAGTATGACGAATATATACAAGGTATGTAATTAACATGGATAATAACTCTCGTTTGGTTTATTCCACAGATGCGGGTCGCATTAAAGAAGAAGAACAAAAGCCTGTACGTCCTGTCGGTGATGGTATTGTGCGTATTCAGCGTCAAACTAGTGGGTGCAAAGGTAAAGGTGTTTGTGTTGTTTCAGGTATCGATCTGGATGATGCTGAGCTGGCCAAGCTTGCTGCTGAACTGAAGAAAAAATGTGGCTGTGGTGGTAGTGTAAAAGACGGTTTAATTGAGATCCAAGGTGATAAACGTGATTTAATTAAATCGCTATTAGAAGCCAAAGGAATGAAAGTTAAACTGGCTGGTGGCTGATTTAGTTAGCTAGCAACGAAATGAATAATGATGCGCTGATTTTCTGTTGAGATTAGCGCATTTTTTATTGTCATTAATAGCTGTCTTTTTAAAGGTATTTTATGAAAGCGTATTTGATGATCGTAACATTGCTGTATTCTTCTGTGCTTTTGGCAGAAAGTAAAATGGATAAAGTGATTGTTCATGATAAATATTGTTCTTCACCAGAGCAGACAATGGATGAAGTCTACGAGCATGGGGCAATAACCAACTGTATTTATGCGGGGCTTTCAATCACTGATGCGTATAAAAAATATGTGGATGAACACGATGAAGCTTATCTTGAAAAAGTCATTAAAGTGAATAACAACGCCCAAAAAGAGTACACAAATGATGCAGTCTCTGTTGACTATAATTGGGAAAACCCGAAAAAATTAATAATAGAACAGCAGTTTGCAGGTGGTTTTACCGAAATGTTGTTAGAAGAAGATCAGAAGGGTACTAAAATAACCATTACTGGTCATCCTGATTAAGTATTAGTCAAATAGAGAACAGCATAAGCAAGATTATAGGTGACAATGTCACCTAATTGTTTATATTTCATTTTATTCTTTCTCTTCGATTTTTAGATATTTCACAGGCACGGAAAGTGTTAACCATACACCATTATCAGCCTGATAAAATTCAAAACCGTCACTAAACATTTTTTCACTATCAACAATTAAAACAACAGCTTTTCCATGACGATTGCCGACATTCACGGCAGTTTTGTGATCTTGTGATAAATGAACATATTGGCGACCATTAGGTATTAAACCTTGATTAAAAATACTGTCGATAAAGCGAGTTGCTGTGCCGTGATAAAGTATTTTAGGAGGAGTAATAGCTTGGTAATCAACGGTAGTCTTAAGAGAGTGTCCTTGAACGGCACGAATAAAAAGCCCATCTTCTGAAATAGCGAAACGTTTTTTATCATTCGTTTTAACCACATCGTTAATAATTTCAATGGTTAGTGGTGTGCCTTTTTTCTGCGCTAACAAGATCAATTGTGATATTTCACCCCATCCTTGATCATCAAGTGATAAACCGATACTTTCAGGAGCGTGTCGCAATATATAGCTTAAAAAACGGCTAATTTGTACTTTATCTTTCATTAATTCAATCCATTTGTGATTTACTAAATTTATGGTGTGAGTATTTTATTTCCTTAATACCATAAAAATATTCCTTTTTATTCCCTTTAAATTTCTAGTGTTATTTCTAGCAAAGATAAGAGGTATAAAAAAACTGATGGCTCAAAATGAACCATCAGTTTTATTGTATACCGACTACAGACTAATTAGATAGGGCGAGCAACAATATTACGTGTTTCAAGTTTTACATCTTCGATGCGAACAGGAATGATATCATTGAGTTTATAAGCACTTTCACCTTTCACAATCACTGTACCCGTTTCTTGACTGCATTGAATTTCATCACGTACAGCATGTAAGAAAGGAGCTGGAATAAAGGCTACTGCGCCATTTTCAACTAACCGAACACGAATACCACCACGCGTAATATCGATAATTTCAGCGTTAAATGACGTTTCAGTACCCGCAAAAGGTTTTAAGAAACGCGCATATAACCAATCACCTACATCTCTTTCAGCCATACGATTAGCACGACGACGTTCTGCAATGCGAATACCATCTTCTTCCTGAGGTTTTTCAGCAGGTTCTTTACTGATAATCGCTTTCAGTAAACGATGGTTTAAAATATCACTGTATTTACGGATCGGCGATGTCCATGTTGCATATGCTTCTAGCCCTAAACCAAAGTGTGGACCTGGCTCTGATTTGATTTCAGCAAAGTTTTGATAACGACGAATACGACTATCAAGAAATTGATTCGGTTGGTTATCGAGTTCACGGCGTAATTGGCAGAAACCCTCAAGGGTTAACAAACTTTCAGAAGTGGTTTCAATGCCATTATCTTTTAAAGTTTGTACAACTTGATCGATATAAAGTGGATCAAAACCAGTGTGAACGTTATAAACACCAAAGCCTAAGTTTTTCGCTAGTACTTTAGCTGCGCAGATATTGGCTGTGATCATGGCTTCTTCGACAATACGATTTGCAATACGACGATTTTCAGCCACGATATCTAATACATTACCGCCTTCATCAAGAATAAAGCGGTAATCAGGGCGTTCTTTAAAGACCAGTGCATGTTTTTCACGCCATTCATGACGTTTTTCACACATCTCTTTTAATAACATTACTTGTTCATGAACGATGTCATTCTCTGGTTTCCAATCGCTGTTACCGCCTTCTAACCAATTTGAAATATGGTCATAAACCAGTTTAGCTTTTGATTCTACCCATGCTGAATAGAAGTGAATATCTTCATGTAATGCACCATCTTGTGCAATGCTGACTTGGCAAACTAGTGCTGGGCGTTTTTCATTAGGGCGTAATGAGCAGATGTTATCAGATAGCTCACGAGGCAACATTGGGATATTAAAGCCCGGTAGATAGTTAGTTAGTGCGCGTTGTGCCGCAATTTTATCTAATTCACTATTTGGCAGAATATAAGCCGTAGGATCAGCAATGGCGATAAAGAGCGTTAATTGACCATTATCTTCTTTACGAATAAAGAGTGCGTCATCCATGTCTTCTGTTGATGCACTATCAATAGTGACAAAGGAGAGAGAAGTCAGATCTT
This portion of the Proteus vulgaris genome encodes:
- the pgpB gene encoding phosphatidylglycerophosphatase B produces the protein MNKKITILILLGSILLLSIPSVVLMLGWQWQPTDHPLGGISTLWIADSAAKPWGAISVIVFLVLLFMALKLKRNNFIQLAVIIIATLAVGQLIKVAVKNTVKEPRPYVIWVSSNLHITSEEFYQVSRSEREQLLQNGLANSPVIPGWQLKHWKAETGYAFPSGHSLFAATLALFVFVLFMLCRHYFLATLGLLWGIDVTVGRIVLGMHWASDVIVGILISTVLVWCAFKVIERRLLLKS
- a CDS encoding exoribonuclease II; the encoded protein is MFQDNPLLAQLKQQLHAQTPRVEGLVKGTDKGFGFLEVDGQKSYFIPPPQMKKVMHGDRVIAAVHTNNDKESVEPEELVEPFLTRFVGRIQRKEGDNRLWIIPDHPLLKDAIPCRPAQSLTHSFVDQDWAVAVMRRHPLNKGDKGFQAEITDYITDKDDHFAPWWVTLMRHQLERDAPEMGNEALTLHDALPREDLTSLSFVTIDSASTEDMDDALFIRKEDNGQLTLFIAIADPTAYILPNSELDKIAAQRALTNYLPGFNIPMLPRELSDNICSLRPNEKRPALVCQVSIAQDGALHEDIHFYSAWVESKAKLVYDHISNWLEGGNSDWKPENDIVHEQVMLLKEMCEKRHEWREKHALVFKERPDYRFILDEGGNVLDIVAENRRIANRIVEEAMITANICAAKVLAKNLGFGVYNVHTGFDPLYIDQVVQTLKDNGIETTSESLLTLEGFCQLRRELDNQPNQFLDSRIRRYQNFAEIKSEPGPHFGLGLEAYATWTSPIRKYSDILNHRLLKAIISKEPAEKPQEEDGIRIAERRRANRMAERDVGDWLYARFLKPFAGTETSFNAEIIDITRGGIRVRLVENGAVAFIPAPFLHAVRDEIQCSQETGTVIVKGESAYKLNDIIPVRIEDVKLETRNIVARPI
- a CDS encoding LapA family protein translates to MKKVLLFILVILVFAIVVIAMTLGSNNDQVVTFNYLIAQGEYRISTLLATLFGVGFILGWIVSGVFYLRARLSLGRAKRKIKRLESAQTKQESQESRPTVASATK
- a CDS encoding RNA 2'-phosphotransferase; protein product: MKDKVQISRFLSYILRHAPESIGLSLDDQGWGEISQLILLAQKKGTPLTIEIINDVVKTNDKKRFAISEDGLFIRAVQGHSLKTTVDYQAITPPKILYHGTATRFIDSIFNQGLIPNGRQYVHLSQDHKTAVNVGNRHGKAVVLIVDSEKMFSDGFEFYQADNGVWLTLSVPVKYLKIEEKE
- the lapB gene encoding lipopolysaccharide assembly protein LapB; translated protein: MLELLFLLLPVAAAYGWYMGRRGAQQDKQQNADRLSREYVAGVNFLLSDQQDKAVDLFLEMLKEDSSAFEAHLTLGNLFRSRGEVERAIRIHQSLMESAALSFEQHLLAVQQLGRDYVAAGVYDRAENMFQQLIDEQEFRQSALQSLLAIYQLTSDWSKAIETAEKLVKLGQHELKEQISHFYCELALQEMSSDNLDSALNFLQKAGQANPLCARVSIMYGRIYIARDEKPKAIEVLMKVIEQDKEMVSETLPMLFECFQTQEDNSRWEAYLRQCVDSNSGAIAELYLADIIEAKEGIEAAQLYINRQLERHPTMRLFYRLMRYHLAEAEEGRAKESLILLRYMVGEQIRTKPDYRCHKCGFTSHALYWHCPSCRSWDTVKPIRGLDGQ
- the pyrF gene encoding orotidine-5'-phosphate decarboxylase, whose translation is MSFHCDKKSPEFTCAPVIVALDYEDQKSALDFAQRIDPSSCRLKIGKEMFTRFGPQFVTQLQKDGFDIFLDLKFHDIPNTVARAVAAAADLGVWMVNVHACGGSRMMRAAKESLTSYGKDAPLLTAVTVLTSMDKSDLIELGITLTPAEQAERLALLTKSCGLDGVVCSAHEATRFKQVCGDDFLLVTPGIRPAGSDVGDQRRVMTPEQAIAAGVDYMVIGRPITRSDNPLETLQQINRSIL
- the yciH gene encoding stress response translation initiation inhibitor YciH; protein product: MDNNSRLVYSTDAGRIKEEEQKPVRPVGDGIVRIQRQTSGCKGKGVCVVSGIDLDDAELAKLAAELKKKCGCGGSVKDGLIEIQGDKRDLIKSLLEAKGMKVKLAGG